The following coding sequences lie in one Salarias fasciatus chromosome 7 unlocalized genomic scaffold, fSalaFa1.1 super_scaffold_4, whole genome shotgun sequence genomic window:
- the LOC115383074 gene encoding polypyrimidine tract-binding protein 3-like, producing the protein MLCEDVTKPEVLSVCAAARGRRLATKTSVQLFLRADHGREPETRRSENMSSSHLCPVDGTDRLCAPSRVLHLRQLPADVSEQEVVSLAAPFGRVAKLIVLKAKNQAFVEMASEDAAAAMMNYYTTATPSIRNQPVFIQYSTHRELKTDNSTNQRAQTALHSGNMASSGEGRGLALAQRPVLRIIIENLFYPVTLEVLQQIFSKFGSVLKIITFTRNNQFQALLQFSDAVHAQHAKAALDGQNIYNGCCSLRIDFSKLSSLNVKYNNDKSRDFTRADLPTGELEPPAAFGVALPPYSAAAFPPTFHQHTGVSMATVPSSLVSPPRVALHMAPPAGNSVLLVSNLNPESVSPHCLFILFGVYGDVQRVKILFNKQENALIQMSDGTQAQLAMSHLNGQRLHGNVIRVTLSKHPVVQLPRGGVGPEEQALTRDFSGSALHRFKKPGSKNFNNIFPPSATLHLSNIPSSVSEEALKELFSSSGFTVKAFKFFQKDRKMALLQLSSVEEAIEALVELHDRQLDHNQHLRVSFSKSTI; encoded by the exons ATGTTGTGTGAGGACGTCACCAAGCCGGAAGTGCTCAGTGTTTGTGCGGCTGCTCGCGGACGGAGGCTCGCGACTAAAACATCTGTCCAGCTGTTCCTGCGCGCGGACCATGGACGG gaaccagagaccagacgCTCTGAGAACATGAGCTCCTCCCACCTGTGTCCAG tggatgGCACCGACAGGCTGTGTGCTCCGTCCCGGGTCCTTCACCTGCGCCAGCTTCCTGCTGACGTCTCTGAACAGGAAGTTGTGTCTCTGGCCGCGCCGTTTGGTCGAGTTGCTAAACTGATCGTACTGAAGGCCAAAAACCAG GCATTTGTGGAGATGGCGTCcgaggacgccgccgccgccatgatGAACTACTACACCACAGCCACGCCCTCCATCAGGAACCAGCCTGTCTTCATCCAGTACTCCACCCACCGCGAGCTCAAAACCGACAACTCCACCAATCAG AGAGCTCAGACAGCACTGCACTCTGGGAACATGGCGTCAAgcggagaggggcggggcttagctcTGGCTCAGCGTCCTGTTCTGCGAATCATCATTGAGAATTTATTTTACCCGGTGACCCTGGAGGTGCTGCAGCAG atCTTCAGTAAGTTCGGCTCGGTGTTGAAGATCATCACCTTCACCAGAAACAACCAGttccaggctctgctgcagttCAGCGACGCCGTGCACGCTCAGCACGCCAAGGCC GCTCTGGACGGCCAGAACATCTATAACGGTTGTTGTTCTCTGAGGATCGATTTCTCCAAACTGTCGTCTCTGAACGTGAAGTACAACAACGACAAGAGTCGGGATTTCACGCGCGCCGACCTGCCGACGGGCGAGCTGGAGCCGCCCGCCGCCTTCG GTGTGGCGTTACCCCCGTACAGCGCCGCCGCGTTCCCGCCCACCTTCCACCAACACACAG GCGTCTCCATGGCGACCGTCCCCAGCTCCTTGGTGTCTCCTCCTCGGGTTGCGCTCCACAtggcgcctcctgctgggaaCTCAGTGTTGCTGGTGTCCAACCTGAACCCAGAg AGTGTGTCTCCTCATTGCCTCTTCATCCTGTTTG GAGTTTACGGCGACGTGCAGAGAGTGAAAATTCTATTCAATAAACAAGAAAATGCTTTGATTCAGATGAGCGATGGAACGCAGGCTCAGctag CCATGAGTCACCTGAACGGCCAGCGTCTCCATGGTAACGTGATCCGGGTGACCCTGTCCAAGCACCCGGTGGTGCAGCTGCCCCGGGGGGGGGTGGGGCCGGAGGAGCAGGCGCTGACCCGGGACTTCTCCGGCTCCGCCCTCCACCGCTTCAAGAAGCCCGGCTCCAAGAACTTCAACAACATCTTCCCTCCGTCGGCCACGCTGCACCTGTCCAACATccc ctcctccgtcagcgAGGAGGCGCTGAAggagctcttctcctccagcgGCTTCACCGTCAAGGCCTTCAAGTTTTTCCA GAAGGACAGGAAGAtggcgctgctgcagctgtcgtCGGTGGAGGAGGCCATCGAggcgctggtggagctgcacGACCGTCAGCTGGACCACAACCAGCACCTCCGCGTgtccttctccaagtccaccaTCTGA